From a region of the Archocentrus centrarchus isolate MPI-CPG fArcCen1 chromosome 18, fArcCen1, whole genome shotgun sequence genome:
- the LOC115797341 gene encoding zinc finger protein 70-like, with protein MFYLIKSGCGSEPLDSVGNMSKSDILRGIITEKLSTAAREILAVVERTVADYEEETSGFKREIDRQRRQLELLQPRVKLERRDLDIHEVVVVTGDKKEQQHTHPPGVASAGSVSLLWYNDGSDEEEQLMSQLSASSRQKQEDRMHPDYEMPRRKSSTPWISDAQNHLHFRICILEDSQSGLKKSPVQDLKCPRDLQEGDFLSLLRSTFPQLAGDKPFNIFEHDRSNRLQRLDVQSLTPEEIYRTTKPTGVEKTVLYIKLKTGEEEEELHQLLANDEPLSHDTAVMKRDEAELHSSPVQHVDNIGVDVMANSSTPQLQVLLTKNAAESDSSDDQDGVMALAPELQMPRKLKKKRLKSSLERIRKSKIPCKVCGLWYRNHGSLIKHAWSHVDEPPAVCGICGERFESVEALKGHLTNYQKHHNSDNLTSLHTEDRPFKCNICSKTFTRMSILSTHRWVHVEERPYKCDICLKSFGLKAQLKTHCKEHASLEKYHCNICGKTLSHSRSMSRHKLTHTVERPYSCEICGKHFKYPSVLNSHKKIHTVRERSYLCHICCKTFMSNSVLSTHMKIHSSERPHICGVCRKGFVTKGSLKAHMRMHTGETPYSCSECGRFFKHKSHLNDHIRNHLGIKRFVCGVCGKACSRQGQLKSHMRTHNGEKPYQCTICKRAFSQSSTLKSHMKIHEAKEKGTYQPENKRDSVTL; from the exons ATGTTTTACCTGATAAAGAGCGGCTGCGGCTCTGAGCCTCTCGACAGCGTCGGTAACATGTCTAAGAGCGACATACTGAGAGGAATCATCACCGAGAAGCTGAGCACCGCCGCCCGGGAGATCTTAGCGGTGGTGGAGAGGACTGTAGCCGACTACGAGGAGGAGACTTCGGGCTTCAAGCGGGAGATCGACCGGCAGAGGAGGCAGCTGGAGCTCCTGCAGCCTCGGGTCAAGCTGGAGAGGAGAG ATCTGGACATCCATGAGGTGGTGGTCGTGACCGGAGACAAAAAGGAGCAGCAGCACACGCATCCACCAG GTGTGGCAAGTGCTGGGAGTGTGAGTCTGCTGTGGTACAATGACGGCAGCGATGAAGAGGAGCAGCTCATGTCCCAACTGTCAGCGAGTTCCAGACAGAAACAAGAAGATCGGATGCATCCGGATTATGAAATGCCAAG GAGGAAGTCCAGCACACCTTGGATCAGTGACGCACAGAACCACCTGCATTTCAGGATTTGCATCCTGGAGGACTCTCAGAGCG gattaaaaaaaagtccagttcaGGACCTGAAGTGTCCCCGTGATCTACAGGAGGGGGACTTCCTGAGCCTTCTGAGGTCCACCTTCCCTCAGCTGGCTGGAGACAAACCATTTAACATCTTTGAGCATGATCGGAGCAATAGACTCCAGAGGCTCGACGTGCAGAGCCTCACACCAGAGGAGATCTACAGGACCACGAAGCCCACCGGGGTGGAAAAGACTGTCCTCTATATCAAACTGAAG acaggagaggaagaggaggagcttcATCAGTTACTAGCAAACGATGAGCCTTTATCACATGACACTGCGGTGATGAAACGCGATGAAGCCGAGCTCCATTCAAG CCCCGTTCAACACGTAGACAATATCGGAGTGGATGTCATGGCCAACAGCTCAACACCACAGCTACAGGTCTTGCTAACAAAAAATGCTGCTGAGAGTGACTCCAGTGATGACCAAGATGGAGTCATGGCATTGGCCCCAGAGCTGCAGATGCCAAGAAAGTTGAAGAAGAAAAGGCTCAAAAGTAGTTTGGAGAGGATTCGGAAGAGTAAAATACCCTGTAAAGTGTGTGGACTCTGGTACAGAAACCACGGCAGCTTGATCAAACATGCATGGAGCCACGTGGACGAGCCACCGGCTGTTTGTGGAATTTGTGGAGAGCGCTTTGAATCAGTGGAAGCATTAAAGGGACATCTTACAAATTACCAAAAACATCACAACTCTGATAACCTAACCTCTTTGCACACAGAGGACAGGCCATTTAAGTGCAACATTTGCAGCAAAACCTTCACCCGAATGTCTATCTTGAGTACTCACCGTTGGGTTCACGTTGAGGAGAGACCATACAAATGTGATATTTGCCTGAAATCTTTTGGTCTGAAGGCACAGCTCAAAACTCACTGCAAGGAGCATGCTAGCCTAGAGAAGTACCACTGCAACATCTGCGGGAAGACTCTCTCCCATAGTCGATCTATGAGCCGTCACAAGCTGACTCACACGGTGGAGCGGCCCTACAGTTGTGAGATTTGCGGGAAGCATTTCAAATATCCCAGCGTCTTAAATTCCCACAAGAAGATTCACACAGTTAGGGAGCGGTCGTATCTCTGCCACATCTGCTGCAAAACCTTCATGTCAAACAGCGTCCTGTCGACTCACATGAAGATTCACAGCAGTGAGAGACCGCACATCTGTGGTGTGTGTAGAAAGGGGTTTGTGACCAAAGGCAGCCTAAAGGCTCACATGCGAATGCACACCGGTGAGACACCATACAGCTGCTCAGAGTGTGGCCGTTTCTTCAAACACAAGTCCCATCTCAATGACCACATCAGGAACCATTTGGGCATCAAACGGTTTGTGTGTGGCGTTTGTGGGAAAGCGTGCTCTCGCCAAGGGCAACTGAAGAGCCACATGAGAACCCATAATGGAGAGAAACCATACCAGTGCACCATTTGCAAAAGGGCCTTCTCCCAGAGCAGCACTCTTAAGTCACACATGAAGATCCACGAAGCCAAAGAAAAAGGCACTTACCAGCCTGAAAACAAGCGAGACAGTGTAACCCTTTAA